The Thermococcus eurythermalis genomic sequence AGAAAAGCAGTGGCCTCTACCGTTAGATTACTGTTAGTTCTCTAGTCAGTGCCGCCCACTCGCCTTTTTCCACCCGTCAGGAGTCGTGGCTATCAGGACTATCAAACCGGCCAGTATTGCGTGGTCGCGTATGGTTGAGACGAACTTGAAGAACCTTTTGAACCGTTTTCAATTGCTAGGTATTTGAGTCCTATGCAATAATGAAAAGCTTAAAATAGGAGTAGGGCGCCTTAATGTAAAGCGGTGGTGAAGGAAATGCGTGTGAAAACCTTGATGACCAAAGACCCGGTGGTCATACAGCTCCCCGCCACGAGGGAGTACGCCCTTGAGCTCTTCAGAAAACACAACGTAAGGGCGTTCCCTGTTGTAAACAAAGAAGGAAATCTTGTTGGGATAATAAGCATCAAACGTGTCCTCCTCCACCCTGACGAGGATCAGCTCGCCATGCTCATACGTAGAGAAGTCCCCGTTGTCAGGCCGGACGACGACCTGAAGAAGGCCGTCAGGAAGATGCTTGAGATGGAATACCGCCGCGTTGTCGTCGTGGACGATGAGGGAAAGGTCGTTGGCATACTCACCGTTGGCGATATTGTGAGGCGCTACTTGGCAAAGAACGAGAAGCTCAGGGACGTAACGATTGAGCCATACTACCAGAGGAACGTCGGTGTTGTGTGGCAGGGCACCCCACTGAAGGCCGCGCTCAAAGCGCTCCTCCTGTGCAACGCGATGGCAATCCCTGTCATAGACGACGACGGAAACCTTGTTGGCATGGTGGACGAAACCGATATCCTCAAGGACAGCGAGGTCATAAGGGTCATGAAGAGTACGGATCTGGCAGTCTCAAGCGAGGAAGACTGGATTCTTGAGAGCCACCCAACGCTCCTCTTTGAGAAGGCCGAGCTCCAGCTTCCCAAGAAGCCCGTCAGGGACATCATGAACACAGACCTTATCGTTGCAACGCCCCACATGAGCGTCTACGACGTTGCCCAGAAGATGGTGAAGTACCACATCGAGCAGCTGCCGGTGATAAAGGGTGAGGGGGACCTCGTCGGCATCGTAAGGGATATGGACATAATCAAGGTTATCCTCAACAAGTGATTTAAGGCCTTTCTCCCCCTTTCTTCTGGTGGTGGCATGCGGGAGGTCAAGGTTCAGCTTTTCGGCTTTGGTAACGTTGGGAGGGCCGTTGCCCGCGTTCTCCTCGAAAAGGAGCGCTTCTTCAGGGAAAAATACGGGGTGGAGTTCAGGGTCGTGAGCATAGCAGATACGACCGGGACAGTGTGGCTTCCTGAAGGTATAGACCTTAGGGAGGCCCTCCTCGTCAAGGAGACCTTTGGAAAGCTTTCCGCCTGGACGAACGACTACGAGGTCTACAGCTTTTCCCCTGCCGAGATCGTGAAAGAAGTTGAGGCGGACGTTGTGATAGATGTGACGAACGACAGGGGCGCCTACGAGTGGCACATGAAAGCACTCAACGAGGGTAAGGCGGTCGTTACGAGCAACAAGCCGCCGCTGGCATTCCACTACGCGGAGCTCATCGGCGAGGCCGAGAGAAAGGGCCTTCCCTATCTCTTTGAGGCGACAGTGATGGCCGGGACGCCGGTCATCGGGCTCCTCCGCGAGAACCTGCTCGGCGACTCGATGAAGCGGATTAAGGCAGTTCTGAACGCGACGACAACTTTCATACTCAGCAGAATGGAGCAGGGGATTGACTTCGATGGTGCCGTGAAGCAGGCCCAGGAGCTGGGAATAGCCGAGAGGGACCCGAGTGGAGACGTTCTTGGAATTGACGCGGGCTACAAGGCCACGATTCTTCACTGCGTGGCCTTCAAGCCGATTACCTTTGATGAGATTTCAGTGAAAGGTATTGCTGAGGTCACGGTTGATGAGGTTAAGAGGGCCCTCTCGAAGGGGAAGAGGATTCGGCTCGTCGCGACCGTGGAAGATGGGAACGTGAGGGTCGCCCCTGAGGAGGTATCTGGGCCATTGGCAGTTTCAAGCAACGAGAACGTTGCAGTGGTTGAGAGCGACCTCCTCGGCGAGCTCCTCATTAAAGGGGCCGGCGCCGGGCTGAAGGAGACCGCGAGCGGAGTTGTCAGCGATCTGGTGAAGGCGTCGCTGAGGCTTAGAGAGTAGGCCAAACCTTTTTATTCCCTCCTTCGAGGGTTCGCCAGGTGAAAGCATGGAGCACGTCATAGCGCTCCACCAGGTGTATGCGGAGCTCATATTCCGCGGACTTAAGACCGTTGAGGTTAGGAAGAGGAGGGCATTTGAGGAGGGCGACCTGGTTTTCCTCTATATAGCGAGGGGCAACCCATACGAGCTGAGGGACACGCTCAGGAGGCTTAACCTTCACGAGGAGCAGACGCTGACCCAGAGGGGGACGATAGCTGGCGGCTTTGAGGTCGGAGAGGTCATAAAGGCAGACCTTGAGACGCTGTGGGAGATGGCAAAGGACACCAGCGGGCTGACCCTCGTCCACGGCGAGAACGGGAAGAAGTGGCTGGGCAACTACATCAAGGACTACGGCTACGTATTCACGATAGAGAGGCCGTTCCTATTCAAGGAGCCGATGAGCAGGGAAGAGATGAAAGAACGGTACGGAATCCATGTAGAAGGCATAATCCACCTATCGAGAAAAACGAGAAAGCCGTGGGTTAGGGCCCTAATCGAAGACCTGCTGGCGAGGGAGTACTTTTACCCCTGAGCCTCTTTGTTTTCGTTGGTCTTCTCTGAGCTGGCTTCTTCTGACCCGTTTCCAGAGCCCTCAAGCTCTTCCGGGTTGATTATCTGGTACGGCCCAAGGCTGAGCTTCTTTATCTCTTCCTCGGTCAGCAGTCTGCTCTTGACCTTCTCGCCTATCAGCGCGCTGTTGCCGAGTGGGTCTGCTATCCTCACAGTCAGGGGCTTCCTCCCTTTCTTGACGTCTTCTATGTAGCTGAGTATCTCGTCGGCCTTCTTCACGGCCTCCTCGTCGCCCTCCTGCCTCCTGAACTCCCTGGCCATGAGGAGCGTCTCGCGGACGCGCTCAAGGACGCCCTCGACGTTGGTGATGAATCCCTCTGCCGCAGGCCCTGGCTCAATCTTGACGCCCATCTCCTCTAGCTCTATGGTTCCGCTCTTGCTCCTCACGACGCGGGTGAAGAGGTCCTTCTCCCCCTCGACCTTCACAGTGTAGAGCTTTGGCGGTCTGTCCTCAAGTATCATGACGTCGGCATTGCGGTAGCCGCACTTCTCGCAGATGATGGTGCTCTCCATGACCTTGCCGAAGTAAGGTATTTCGTGAATGTGCTGTATGGCCTTGAGCGTCCCTTTTCCACCGCAGATGGGACAGTCCCCGAGGCTTATGACCTGGACGTCGCCAACTTCAGGGTCAGCATTAACTCTCTCGCCATTCTTCTTAATCTCACTCATGAGCATCACCGAGAAAAGAACCTGTGTTGCCTTTATAAAGGCATGGTAGGTAGAAAAAGAAATCACTTGGCAATCTTTATGTCCTCGGGGAGTATAATGAGCTTAACCTCATCTTTGCATATCTTCGCGGCCTGCCCGCCGAAGGCGTTGACCATACCCTTAATCTGCTCGGCGACCTTTTCAAGGACGTCCGGCCGCTTGAAAAGGGGAGTCAGGTCAACTATGACTATGTTGCCCTCCTGAAGCTCGCTGGAAATCCTCTCGAGGTCTGAGTAGCTGGTCACCGATATCTTTTTCAGGTAGCGAATTTGAGGCTTGAGAAGCTCCTTAGCAAGAACATCCTCCTCAATCGGTACAACATCGATGTCATGCCTCGGAGCGGCGGCCTCCTTCTTAACGCTTGAGGGAGGCTTCATTTTAGGTTTGCTTTCCTTCTTTTTGAGGCTGTCAAACAGTCCCATAACGGTTCCCCCCGATTAATCGT encodes the following:
- a CDS encoding CBS domain-containing protein, which translates into the protein MRVKTLMTKDPVVIQLPATREYALELFRKHNVRAFPVVNKEGNLVGIISIKRVLLHPDEDQLAMLIRREVPVVRPDDDLKKAVRKMLEMEYRRVVVVDDEGKVVGILTVGDIVRRYLAKNEKLRDVTIEPYYQRNVGVVWQGTPLKAALKALLLCNAMAIPVIDDDGNLVGMVDETDILKDSEVIRVMKSTDLAVSSEEDWILESHPTLLFEKAELQLPKKPVRDIMNTDLIVATPHMSVYDVAQKMVKYHIEQLPVIKGEGDLVGIVRDMDIIKVILNK
- a CDS encoding homoserine dehydrogenase, producing MREVKVQLFGFGNVGRAVARVLLEKERFFREKYGVEFRVVSIADTTGTVWLPEGIDLREALLVKETFGKLSAWTNDYEVYSFSPAEIVKEVEADVVIDVTNDRGAYEWHMKALNEGKAVVTSNKPPLAFHYAELIGEAERKGLPYLFEATVMAGTPVIGLLRENLLGDSMKRIKAVLNATTTFILSRMEQGIDFDGAVKQAQELGIAERDPSGDVLGIDAGYKATILHCVAFKPITFDEISVKGIAEVTVDEVKRALSKGKRIRLVATVEDGNVRVAPEEVSGPLAVSSNENVAVVESDLLGELLIKGAGAGLKETASGVVSDLVKASLRLRE
- a CDS encoding ASCH domain-containing protein; translated protein: MEHVIALHQVYAELIFRGLKTVEVRKRRAFEEGDLVFLYIARGNPYELRDTLRRLNLHEEQTLTQRGTIAGGFEVGEVIKADLETLWEMAKDTSGLTLVHGENGKKWLGNYIKDYGYVFTIERPFLFKEPMSREEMKERYGIHVEGIIHLSRKTRKPWVRALIEDLLAREYFYP
- a CDS encoding ZPR1 zinc finger domain-containing protein, whose translation is MSEIKKNGERVNADPEVGDVQVISLGDCPICGGKGTLKAIQHIHEIPYFGKVMESTIICEKCGYRNADVMILEDRPPKLYTVKVEGEKDLFTRVVRSKSGTIELEEMGVKIEPGPAAEGFITNVEGVLERVRETLLMAREFRRQEGDEEAVKKADEILSYIEDVKKGRKPLTVRIADPLGNSALIGEKVKSRLLTEEEIKKLSLGPYQIINPEELEGSGNGSEEASSEKTNENKEAQG
- a CDS encoding cell division protein SepF, giving the protein MGLFDSLKKKESKPKMKPPSSVKKEAAAPRHDIDVVPIEEDVLAKELLKPQIRYLKKISVTSYSDLERISSELQEGNIVIVDLTPLFKRPDVLEKVAEQIKGMVNAFGGQAAKICKDEVKLIILPEDIKIAK